The following is a genomic window from Bordetella petrii.
GACGGCGGGCGCAATGCCGTGTGGCTGGGCGAGCGCGACTGCTCCATGCAGCGGCGCCACCAGAAGGTCATCGAAGAGGCTCCCGCGCCGGGCATCGCCCGTCGCCTGATCGAGCGCATCGGCGACCGTTGCGCCGACGCCTGCCGCAAAATGGGCTATCGCGGCGCCGGCACGTTCGAGTTCCTGTATGAAAACGGCGAGTTCTATTTCATTGAAATGAACACGCGCATCCAGGTCGAGCACCCGGTCACCGAGCTCATCACCGGGGTCGACCTGGTCCAGCAGCAGATCCGCATCGCCTCGGGCGAAAAATTCCTGCTGCGCCAGCGCGACATCCAGTTCAAGGGCCATGCCATCGAATGCCGCATCAATGCCGAAGATCCGTTCCGCTTCGTGCCCAGCCCTGGCCGCATCACCAACTGGCACACGCCGGGCGGCCCCGGGGTGCGCATCGATTCGCACGCGTTCAACGGCTATTTCGTGCCGCCCAACTACGATTCGATGATCGCCAAGGTCATCACGTACGGCGACACGCGCGATCAGGCGCTGGCCCGCATGCGCATTGCGCTGTCCGAGATGGTGGTCGAAGGCATTTCCACCAACATCCCGCTGCATCGCGAACTGCTGCAAGATGCCCGCTTCATTGAAGGCGGCACCAGCATCCATTATCTCGAGCACAAGCTGGCCCAGCGCCCTTGATGCCCAGGCGGGCCCCTGCGGCCCGCCTCACCGGAAGAACCCGCCATGCGTGAACTTGTGCTTCATTGCCTCGAGGCGCAGGCCGAAGCGCTGTCCGATGCGCTGCTCGAAGCCGGCGTGCTGTCGGTCTCGGTGGAAGACGCCGACCTGGGTACCGACGCCGAGCGCCCCCTGTTCGGCGAACCGGGCACCGAACCCGACGTGCAGGCCTGGGAGCGCAACCGCGTCGTGGCGCTGCTGCCCGATGGCGCCGACCCGGCCCAGGTCTACGAACAGGCCATGGCCGGCGCGGGGCTCGACCCCATCCAGGCCGGCGGCTGGACCCTGCGCGACGTGCCCGATGCCGACTGGGTGCGGCTGACGCAATCGCAGTTCGGCCCCATTCACATCGCCCGCCGCCTCTGGATCGTGCCAAGCTGGCACCGTGACGACCCGGCCGTGCCGGGGCCGTCCGCGCCGGCCGAAGACGCCATTCACATCGAGCTGGACCCGGGCCTGGCCTTCGGTACGGGCAGCCATCCCACTACCCATTTATGCCTGGCCTGGCTCGAAGCCGAGCTGCCGGCCGGGGCCACCGTGCTCGACTACGGTTGCGGCTCCGGCATCCTGGCCATCGCGGCCCGCAAGCTGGGGGCCGGCGCCACTGACGCCGTCGATATCGACCCGCAGGCGGTGCAGGCCACGGCCGACAACGCGCGGGTCAACCAGGTCGACCTGCAGGCCATGTTGCCCGATGCGCTGGGCGATGGTACGTACCAGGTAGTGGTGGCCAACATCCTGTCCAATCCGCTGAAGGTGCTGGCCCCCATGCTGGCCGGGCGCGTGGCGGCGGGCGGCCAGCTGGTGCTGTCGGGCGTGCTCGAGCGCCAGGCCGACGAAGTGGCGGCCGCCTACGCGCCGTGGCTGGCCATGTCGGTCTGGCAGGCCCGCGATGGCTGGGTCTGCCTGCACGGACGCAAGACCTGAACGCGCCGCATGGGGTACGCGCCATGGCCATGACGACCCGCTGCCCGCAATGCGGCACCGCCTTCAAGGTGGTGCCCGACCAGCTTCGGGTGCGCAACGGCCTGGTGCGCTGCGGCGCCTGCAGCACCGTGTTCGATGGCCGGGCGTGCCTGGTGGCGCAGATTCCACAGGCGGCCCCGGCCGGCTTGGCCGTGCCGCCCGACCGGTCTCGGCCGCCAGCGCCACCCGCCCCGGCCGCGGTGCCCCCCGCAATTTCTGAAGCCCGGCCCGAGCCCGCCTTGGGGACCCTGCCGCCGGCCGTGCTGCGCGGCCGTCCGGATATCCGCAAGCATGATCCCTACGTCGGCGGGCACGCATCGCAAGATGATGACGATGCCTACGACGACGACCGCCTTGCCGATGACGAACCCGGCTTGCCGCAACCCCTTGCCGAAGCCCCTGCCGGCACGGACGCCGACCAGGACGCCGAAACCGGTACCGACGCAGAAATCGACGCAGAAGGCGACGCAGAAGCCGAAAACGACGCGGCAGCCAACGCCGGCGATCACGTCGAAGTCGAGCCGGTCGTGCTGGGCGAGGCCCGCACCCGTTACTACGGCGCCACCGATGTCGGCCGCACTCCGCCCGAATTCCTCGACACCGACCGTCAGGCTCGCCGCCATCTGGTGCGCAGCCTGTGGGGCTACGCCTGCGTGCTGGGCCTGTTGCTGCTGGCCCTGCAGGTGGTGTATGTATACCGCTCGGCCATCGCCACCGCGGCGCCGCCGCTGCGCCCGCTGCTGACCAGCCTGTGCCAGCCGTTGGGCTGCCAGATCGGCTATGCGCGCCGCATCGAACGCATTTTCATTACATCGTCGTCGCTGCAGCCGCCGCGCGGCCAGGCAGGGGCGCCCGCCGACGGCCACAGCCACCTGGTGCTGAGCGTGTCGCTGCGCAACCGCTACGACCAGCCCCAGCACTGGCCCGCGCTGCGGCTCGACCTGACCGATCTTTCCGATACCGTGGTGGTGCGCAAGGTGCTGCAGCCCCGCGACTACCTGCCGCCCGGCCAGGCCGAAGGCCCCTTCGAGCCCGGCGCCGAGATCAACGTCACGGTGCCCATTGAAGTGGCCGGCGTGCAGGTCAACGGCTTCCAACTCGACAAATTCTTTCCCTGAAGGATGACAAGCATGACGGCTCCCGTTCTGGTTTGCGGCTCGATGGCGTTCGACACCATCGCAGTGTTCGATGGCCGGTTCAAAGAACACATCCTTCCCGACCGCATCCAATCGCTCAGCGTGTCGTTCCTGGTGCCGGCCATGCGCAAAGAGTACGGCGGATGCGCCGGCAATATCGCCTATAACCTGAAGCTGCTGGGCGGCCACCCGGTGCCCGTGGCCACGGTGGGCGACGATGCCGCCGATTATCTGGAGCGCTTCACGGGCCTGGGCATCGACACCTCGCGCCTGCGCGTCATGCCGGGCACCTTCACGGCGCAGTGTTTCATTACCACCGACCTCGAAGACAACCAGATCGCGGCGTTCCACCCCGGCGCCATGGAGCTCTCGGCGCAGAACGACCTCAGCGGCGCGCGGGCGGACTGGGCCATCGTGGCGCCGGACGCCAAGGCCGGCATGTTTGCCCACGCCGAACGGCTGCACGCCGCCGGCATTCCGTTCATTTTCGATCTGGGCCAGGCCATGCCGCTGTTCGATGGCGCCGACCTCGACCGCATGCTGGGGCTGGCCCAGGCCCTGACGGTGAACGACTACGAGGCTGGCGTGGTCGAGCAGCGCACCGGGCGCAGCATGGCCGACATTGCCTCGCAGCTGCAGGCGGTGGTGGTAACGCGCGGCGGCGACGGCGCCACGTTGTTGACGGACGGCGCTACGGTGCACGTGCCGCCGGTGCGCCCCGCGGCGGTGGTCGATCCCACCGGCTGCGGCGATTCGCATCGCGCCGGACTGCTGTACGGGCTGACCAATGGCTGGAGCTGGCTGGACAGCTGCCGCCTGGCCAACCTGATGGGCGCCATCAAGATTGCCTCGCGCGGGCCGCAGAACCATGCCCCCAGCCGCGGCGAGATCGATGCCCAGCTGCGCGCGGCGTACGGCATCGGCCTGCCGGCCTAGGAACCCGGCGCGGCAAGGGCGGTCAGAAATCCTGGCGGGCCGCCCCGCAGGGTGTTACAGCCCCGTTACGCTGCGCTGCGGCAAGCGCTCTAAAAGTTGCATGCTGTTTCGTACCCGTATTTTTAGCGCACGCGAGAGTATTATCAGATGCATAAAATAGTGGTTACCTATGAAGGAGTCCACATGAGCCAAACCCTGTCCTCTCCCGTCATGGCGCCGCGCGCCGGCCGCTGGCTGGCCGTAGCGGCGGTCGTCGCTTCGATGGCCGTGCTGGGTGGTTGCGCCAATCGCAGCGCCTCTAGCGGCGTGTATTCGTACGACCAGGCCCAGCGCGAACAGATCGTGCGCATCGGCACGGTCACGGGCGTGCGCCCCATTACCATTCAAGA
Proteins encoded in this region:
- the accC gene encoding acetyl-CoA carboxylase biotin carboxylase subunit, yielding MFEKILIANRGEIALRIQRACRELGIKTVVVHSEADRDAKYVRLADESVCIGPAPSRESYLNMPAIISAAEVTDSEAIHPGYGFLSENADFAERVEKSGFVFIGPRPETIRLMGDKVSAKRAMIEAGVPVVPGSEGALPDDPQEILRVAREVGYPVIIKAAGGGGGRGMRVVYTEAALLNAVTMTRSEAGAAFNNPEVYMEKFLENPRHVEIQILADGGRNAVWLGERDCSMQRRHQKVIEEAPAPGIARRLIERIGDRCADACRKMGYRGAGTFEFLYENGEFYFIEMNTRIQVEHPVTELITGVDLVQQQIRIASGEKFLLRQRDIQFKGHAIECRINAEDPFRFVPSPGRITNWHTPGGPGVRIDSHAFNGYFVPPNYDSMIAKVITYGDTRDQALARMRIALSEMVVEGISTNIPLHRELLQDARFIEGGTSIHYLEHKLAQRP
- a CDS encoding DUF3426 domain-containing protein, with product MAMTTRCPQCGTAFKVVPDQLRVRNGLVRCGACSTVFDGRACLVAQIPQAAPAGLAVPPDRSRPPAPPAPAAVPPAISEARPEPALGTLPPAVLRGRPDIRKHDPYVGGHASQDDDDAYDDDRLADDEPGLPQPLAEAPAGTDADQDAETGTDAEIDAEGDAEAENDAAANAGDHVEVEPVVLGEARTRYYGATDVGRTPPEFLDTDRQARRHLVRSLWGYACVLGLLLLALQVVYVYRSAIATAAPPLRPLLTSLCQPLGCQIGYARRIERIFITSSSLQPPRGQAGAPADGHSHLVLSVSLRNRYDQPQHWPALRLDLTDLSDTVVVRKVLQPRDYLPPGQAEGPFEPGAEINVTVPIEVAGVQVNGFQLDKFFP
- a CDS encoding carbohydrate kinase family protein, coding for MTAPVLVCGSMAFDTIAVFDGRFKEHILPDRIQSLSVSFLVPAMRKEYGGCAGNIAYNLKLLGGHPVPVATVGDDAADYLERFTGLGIDTSRLRVMPGTFTAQCFITTDLEDNQIAAFHPGAMELSAQNDLSGARADWAIVAPDAKAGMFAHAERLHAAGIPFIFDLGQAMPLFDGADLDRMLGLAQALTVNDYEAGVVEQRTGRSMADIASQLQAVVVTRGGDGATLLTDGATVHVPPVRPAAVVDPTGCGDSHRAGLLYGLTNGWSWLDSCRLANLMGAIKIASRGPQNHAPSRGEIDAQLRAAYGIGLPA
- the prmA gene encoding 50S ribosomal protein L11 methyltransferase — translated: MRELVLHCLEAQAEALSDALLEAGVLSVSVEDADLGTDAERPLFGEPGTEPDVQAWERNRVVALLPDGADPAQVYEQAMAGAGLDPIQAGGWTLRDVPDADWVRLTQSQFGPIHIARRLWIVPSWHRDDPAVPGPSAPAEDAIHIELDPGLAFGTGSHPTTHLCLAWLEAELPAGATVLDYGCGSGILAIAARKLGAGATDAVDIDPQAVQATADNARVNQVDLQAMLPDALGDGTYQVVVANILSNPLKVLAPMLAGRVAAGGQLVLSGVLERQADEVAAAYAPWLAMSVWQARDGWVCLHGRKT